CACCGAGATACTGGCCTTCAGCGACCGCATCGAAGAGTTCCGCAAGCTCGACGCCGAGGTCATAGGCGTGTCGGTGGACAGTCACTTTTCTCATCTGGCCTGGCGCAACATGGAGAGGAAGAAGGGCGGCATTGGCGAGATCGCCTATCCGCTCGTCTCGGACCTCGACAAGTCCATAAGCCGCAGCTACGGCGTGCTCCTCGAAAAGCCCGGCATAGCCCTTCGCGGACTCTTCATCATGGACCGTGACGGCATACTGCGCCACGTGACCATAAACGATCTCCCCCTGGGCCGCAACATCGACGAGGCCCTGCGCATCATCGAGGCCA
This portion of the Deltaproteobacteria bacterium genome encodes:
- a CDS encoding peroxiredoxin gives rise to the protein MCESEAFVQKEAPDFTAQAVMPDGSFKELKLSDYRGKYTVLFFYPLDFTFVCPTEILAFSDRIEEFRKLDAEVIGVSVDSHFSHLAWRNMERKKGGIGEIAYPLVSDLDKSISRSYGVLLEKPGIALRGLFIMDRDGILRHVTINDLPLGRNIDEALRIIEAIRFHEEHGEVCPANWKKGEEGMKPDQKGLEEYASTHF